The Ketobacter alkanivorans genome includes the window ATCTTCTTGGTTTCCCACACCATCTTCATTTCTTCTTTGGTGTAGCCGTTCTCAAGAAACACATCAATTTGGGGCAGTGCGTTGAATGCGATCTGCTTAGGGTATACCTCGGCTTTAATGGGCTGACCATTGAGTAGATCGCGGGTCTGCACCGCCAGTTCTTCGATGGCCTCTTTGCCGGTTCCGGATACTGCCTGGTAGGTGGCAACATTGATGCGCTCGATGCCTACTGCATCGTATATGGGCTTCAGTGCCACCAGCATTTGAATGGTGGAACAGTTGGGGTTGGCGATGATGCCGCGGGTTTTGTATTCTGCAATGGCTTGCGGATTCACCTCGGGTACCACCAGAGGGATGTCATCGTCATAGCGGAAATGAGAGGTGTTATCGATCACGATACAACCTGCCGCCGCTGCTTTCGGGGCGAATTCCTCAGAGATAGACCCACCGGCTGAAAACAGGCCGATCTGAACCTTTGAGAAATCGAACTCTGCCAGGTTCTGGACCCGGATGTTTTTGCCTTTAAATTGGATGATCTTGCCTTCGGAGCGCTCGCTGGCCAGAGGGTAAAGATTACCCACCGGGAAATCGCGTTCTTCCAGAACACGGATCATGGTTTCGCCCACTGCACCGGTTGCACCCACTACTGCTACATCGTAAGTTTTACTCATAATGTCCTTCTTCAACTATCAGTTGCTTGATTTCAATACGTTTAATACGGCTTCGCCCATTTGCGAGGTGCTCACTTTTTGCGTGCCCTCGCTGTAGATGTCCGCTGTGCGATAACCTTGATCCAGAACCTTGCTTACTGCCGCTTCGAGTCTGTCTGCCGTGGCACCATGACCCAGGGAATAACGCAGCATCATGGCTGCCGACAGGATGGTGGCCAGTGGATTGGCAATGCCCTGCCCCGCTATATCGGGCGCCGAGCCGTGACAGGGTTCGTACATGCCCTTGTTGTTCTTATCCAGTGAGGCAGAAGGCAGCATGCCGATTGAACCGGTCAGCATGGCAGCAGCATCAGAGAGAATATCCCCGAACATGTTTCCCGTCACTATCACATCGAACTGTTTGGGAGCCCGGATCAACTGCATGGCGGCGTTATCCACATACATGTGACTCAACTTAACTTCGGGATACTCTTTATTGAGATCAGTCATGATCTCGCGCCACAGCTCGGTGACTTCCAGCACGTTGGCTTTATCCACTGAGCAGAGTTTTTTGCCCCGTTTCATGGCAGCTTCAAACGCAACCCGGCCTATACGAATGATCTCAGATTCGCTGTAAACATAGGTGTTGTAACCCTGACGCTCGCCGTTCTCAAGCGTGCGGATGCCACGAGGCTGGCCGAAATAAATGCCACCGGTCAGCTCCCGTACGATAAGGATATCCAGCCCGGACACCAACTCAGGCTTGAGGCTTGATGCCTCTGCCAGCTGGGGATACAGCATTGCCGGGCGCAGATTACCAAATAACTCCATCTCGGAGCGCAAACGCAACAGGCCCTTTTCGGGGCGGATGGCGATCTCAAGAGATTCCCATTTCGGGCCACCAATGGCACCAAACAAAATGGCATCCGAGGCCTTGGCCAGCTTAAGTGCATCCTCAGTCAGGGGAACCCCGGCGGCGTCGATTGAGGCACCGCCCACCAGCGCGTGATCGAACTCGAGCCCGAGGCTCTCTTGCTCATTAACGAAACGGAGAACGTTTTCCGCCTGCTCCATGATTTCCGGGCCGATGCCATCACCGGCCATGATCAATACATTCTTGGACATTTTGAATTCCGATTAATCTGTTGATTGCTTAAAACTTGTTTACTTTATGGCGTCGAACAACCAAGGGGCTGTCTGGCGGCGCGCGGCCTCGTATTCTTTAATCAGCTGAGCATCCTGCAAGGTCAGGCCAATATCATCAAGCCCCTCTAACAGGCAATGCTTGCGAAACGGATCGACCTCGAATTCGATGACGCTGCCATCAGGCTTACGGATTTGCTGATTGGCTAAATCGATCGTTAACGCATAGCCTTCATGGGCAGCTACCTGCTTGAACAGACCCTCAATAATATCTTCAGCTAAAACAATGGGTAACAATCCATTTTTAAAGCTGTTATTGAAGAATATATCCGCAAAGCTAGGGGCTAAAACGGTTCGAAATCCAAAATCCGTTAACGCCCAGGGCGCGTGCTCACGGCTGGAACCACAGCCAAAGTTGCGACGAGCCAACAATACGCTGGCACCTTTATAACGAGGCTGATTGAGCACAAAATCAGGGTTAATCGGGCGGTTGGTACAATCCTGCCCCGGCTGACCCTCATCCAGGTAGCGCAACTCATCGAACAAGTTCGGGCCAAACCCGGTACGCTTGATGGACTTCAAAAACTGTTTGGGAATGATCAGATCCGTGTCTACGTTGGCACGATCCAATGGAGCCACGATTCCCTCAAACTGGGTATATTTTTCCACGTTAGAATCTCCTTTGGCTTAGTTGCTCAGTTCGCGCACATCGACAAAATGACCGGCGATTGCCGCTGCTGCTGCCATGGCAGGGCTAACCAGATGGGTGCGCCCCCCATAACCCTGACGCCCTTCGAAGTTTCGGTTGGAGGTGGAGGCGCAGTGCTCGCCATCACCCAACCGGTCGGCATTCATGGCCAGGCACATGGAGCATCCTGGTTCACGCCATTCGAAACCGGCCTCTACAAAAATTTTATCCAAGCCTTCATCTTCGGCCTGCTGTTTAACCAAACCAGAGCCGGGCACCACCATGGCCTGCTTGACCTTCGCCGAGACTTTGCGGCCCTTGGCCACTTCCGCCGCCGCCCGCAAATCTTCGATCCGGGAATTGGTGCAGGACCCGATAAACACCCGATCCGGCACCACGTCCGCCATGGTAATGCCGGGCTTTAGGCCCATGTAGTGATAGGCACGGCGCATACCTTCTGCTTTTACTGGATCAGACTCGGCATCTGGATCGGGCAGCTGCTCATCTATCGCTACCACCATTTCAGGTGAAGTGCCCCAGCTAACCTGAGGTTTGATAGCGCCACCATCCAGCTCAACTACTGCATCGAACTCAGCATCGGCATCGCTGTGCAAGGTGTTCCAATACTCCACAGCACGATCCCACTGCTCGCCCTTGGGCGCGTAGGTACGACCTTTGAAGTATTCGATGGTTTTATTGTCCACCGCAACCATACCGGCTCGGGCACCGGCTTCGATGGCCATATTGCAAACGGTCATACGGCCTTCCATGGACAAGCCTTCGATCACCGATCCAGCGAACTCGATGGCGTAGCCTGTTCCACCGGCAGTGCCGATTTTGGCAATGATGGCGAGCACCACATCTTTAGCCGTAACGCCAGCGCCCAATACGCCATTCACCTTGATCTGCAGACTCTTCATCTTCTTCTGAATCAAGCACTGAGTGGCCAGAACGTGTTCGACTTCTGAAGTGCCGATACCATGGGCCAGCGCACCGAAAGCACCGTGGGTAGCAGTATGAGAATCACCACATACAATGGTCATACCCGGCAGAGTAGCGCCCTGCTCCGGCCCCACCACATGCACGATACCCTGGCGAGCATCATGCATTTTGAACTCAACGATGCCAAACTCGTCGCAGTTATCGTCCAGGGTTTGCACCTGAATGCGAGACACTTCATCGGCTATAGGGCCGCTGCGATCAGTCGTTGGCACATTGTGATCCGGCGTGGCGATGTTTGCATCCAGACGCCACGGCTTACGGCCAGCCAGGCGCAAACCCTCAAACGCCTGGGGCGATGTCACTTCGTGTAACAGCTGACGATCAATGTAGATTAACGCCGTGCCGTCCTCCCGCTGTTTGACAACGTGGGCATCCCACAATTTGTCATATAAGGTTTTGCCTGCCATGGTGTGTCCTCTCTGGTGTTCATTAAACTGATATATCTGATTCTGGTAATCCTAAGCCTCGACATCACATAAAACAAATTCATATTTTTTATTCAATGGATTACCATTAGTTATACATATACTTAAAGCTTTAATTTGGGGGACAGGAATGGAGATTGCCGAGCTGAAAGCCTTTGTGGCGGTGGCCGAAGCGGGGTCGTTCTCTCAGGCTGCCCTACAGTTGCACCTGACACAGCCCGCTATCAGCAAGCGCATCAGCCTGCTGGAATCCAACCTGAACTGCCAACTGTTTGACCGTATCGGTCGCCAAACGATCCTGACAGAGGCAGGCCGGGATCTAATGCCGCGCGCCAATCGCATCCTGCAGGAAATGGAGGACATGCGCAGGGCCATGTCCAACCTCAGCGGAGAGGTCAGTGGCACCCTCAAAATTGGTACCTCCCATCACATTGGCCTGCATCGGCTGCCTCCGGTATTGAAATCGTTCTCACGGCAGTATCCTCAAGTCACGCTGGACATCCAGTTTATCGACTCCGAGATGGCGTTTGATTTGGTGATGCAAGGCAAACTGGAACTGGGTATCGTTACCCTGCCCCCCGATGATAACGGCAGCCTGCGCAACATCCCCGTGTGGGAAGACCCGCTGGCCTTTATGGTGGGTAACGATCACCCATTAGCAAAGAAAAAGCAGATCCCGTTGCAAGCGCTGGCCGATTACCCGGCCATTCTACCCAGCATGTCCACCTTCACCCGCCGTATCGTTGAGGGTATGTTTCAGGAGCACAACCTAAGAATTGATGTGCCCATTTCCACCAATTACCTGGAAACCATCAAAATGATGGCATCCATCGGACTGGGTTGGACTGTGCTACCGGCAACCATGCTGGACGATGACATCAAACCGTTACAGGTTGAAGGCGTTGCCTTGAGTCGAAGTTTGGGTGTGGTGTATCACCCTGGACATTCACTGTCTAACGCGGCCAAAGCGATTCTGGATTTGCTGAACTGACATTGGGCCGCTTTCATCTCCGTTCGGTTCAAAACAGCAGGTAACTTACGCGCCCGCTGCACCCCATTCAAAAAGGGGGATTTGTATGGCAGAAATCAGCCCTCAAAAGCGCCCATTCGATGTACGTATAAACAGTAGACAAGGGCTGCACAAAGCAAGACCATTAATTTTGATATACCGGAACTTTCGGTATTTGCTTCCGGGATATACCGAAGGTATCGTGATTTGCTCCTTGGATATCTCGAAGGTTCCTGCATTTGCAGGCCTGGATATCTCGAAACCTTCGGCTTTTGCCAGATGAATTTATAACCTATTCTAATCAATACGTTATTTAAAACAAAGACTTAGGGGAATGAGGCTTGGATATCACTAAAGGTTCGGATCACTAAGTTGTTAGGTGAAAATTAGATCATGCCAGCTATTGTTGTTCTAAAAAATGGAGTTGAGTTGGCAGCGGTTAACACTGATGCATTCAATATCATGACAGTTAACTTGCATGGCGATGTGAGTGGAGAAGAATTTTCTACCTTGGATTTCTTTGGCGGAGTTTATGGTTGTGGCGACAAAGATTGTCATTTGCTGTGGGTAAATGACGTAGATGTTGCTTGCACTGATACGATAGAAATTCGATTCGTAGATGCTGTGACGTTAGAATCGAAAGGTAAAACAATCGAAGAGATATATACAAAAGATGATTCCGGCGACCAAAATACGGAAACAATGGAGCAAACGTTTGAATATCTAGAGGGGCTTCCAAGAGCTCGCGTGAATTTTAAGTACAAAACTGAAACATCGCGCGGGGATGTCAGTATTTTTGAGACTAGCGAATCTGATTGGTCTTATCATTGCCTGGCAATGTGGCAGAATTTTAAGCCCGATAAAATTAGGGTCACTTTGACCTCAAATGAGCTTTCAAGAATCAGGCATCAAGAGGCAGGTAAAAAGCTATTTGAACACACATTACATCAAGGTGATTGGGTCAAAGTCAGCTTCATCACCTAACAATTTGCTGTACTCGGACCCAACTACGCGCCGCAAGCTTGTGATTTGCTGCGCAAACTCTGCCACAAGCTTACTCTGCTACGTTGGGCCGGTAAGCAAGGCGTTATACAACCGTGTTACCCACAATTAGTAGACATCCTTTATAGTTAGAAAATACCCCTATGGAGGTGTCCGAGATGGCACGTAAGAAGACCCAAGCATATACCGAAGAATTCCGCCGAGAGGCTGTAAACAGAGCACAGAAAGAAGGCGTAACCACAGCCCAAGTTGCGAAAGAACTGGGTGTGAGCGCCCAGCAAATCTATAATTGGCGTCGTCAGTTTACTAGGCTTTCTGATAAGCAATTCAACTCCGTAGAAGGGGTTGATTACTCCAAGCAGGAGAGCGAAGAAACGCGGAAACTGCGTAGGGAGAACAAGAAGCTCAAAGAGGAGCTTGAATTCTTAAAAAAGGCAGCTGCGTACTTTGCGAACCACCAAGAGTGAAGTACGCGCTCATTTATGAGCATATTGGCCTATATTCAATTACGTTGATGTGTCGTGTTTTGGGTGTATCACGGTCTGGTTACTATCGTTGGCTTGAACGTCCCATTAGTACCAGAGAAGCGAGACGCACGGAGATGGAGGGCCTAATCAAAGATACCTATGAGACCTTTGAAGCCATGTATGGAGCGCCTCGATTGGCCAAGGAGCTGACAGATCTGGGTCACCCTTGCTCAGTCAACTATGTAGCTAAGATCATGTCTGATCACGGAATAAAGGCCTTAAACGGCAAAGGGTTCAACTATTCCCACCATAGTCTGACCATGCATAATGTCTCGGATAACCTGTTGTGGCGTAATTTTGCTGCCAGCCGGCCTAACGAGAAATGGACGACTGATATCACCTATATTTGGGTTAAAGACCGGTGGTTGTATTTGGCGACGGTAATGGATCTGTTCTCGCGTCGAATCGTGGGCTGGAGCCTGGATACCTCGATGAAGGAGGCCTTGATTTCCAAGGCAATGGGGATGGCATTGAGCCAGCGAACCACCGCACCAGGCTTGATAGTTCATTCAGATCGAGGGACACAGTATCGTTCACAGGCATATATTGACTACCTGACGGCTAACGAGATCCGAATCAGCATGAGTCGCAAGGGTAATTGCTGGGACAACGCACCAATGGAATCTTTCTTCAGTCGGCTTAAGGTTGAGTTGATATATCCTAAGAATTACCGGACGATTGAGGAAGCTAGATCGGGCATATTTGCCTATATTGAAATCTTTTATAACCGCAAGAGAAGACATTCTGCGAATGATGGTATGAACCCTGTCGCATTCGAAGAGCAAGCAGCGATGGCTGCATAGTTAGGGTGTCTACTTTTTGTGGGGAACACCACTTAAAAGATAGTTATGAGCATTCAAGCTGATAAATACCGACATCATGGTGGCAAAGGTTGGGTGTCAGATAACACCCATTTTTCGATATTGGCAGTTACTTGGCAGCAATGGCTGGGAAGTGCAGGAGCCCACCTATACACAGCCCAGCTTATTCTTCCGGTTATTAGCGAACAGCAAAAGAAGATTGATGAGCTAATGTCTAATGGTGGGTCTGCAGTGTTTCCGCCGATGGTTACAAGCGTCTTTTTCTTTCATTGTGCTATTAGTATCGAGAATTCACTTAAAGCAGTAATCTCAGCACTAAATAGAGATTCGATAAAAAGTCATGTCTTGGTAAATGAAAGGGTTCCAAATACGATATTAGGGCATGATTTAGTGGATTTGGCACATAGGGCTAAATTTGTCATGGACATAAATTCCGAATTTATATTGGCTTTTCTAACTAGATATTCAATATGGAGCGGCAAGTATCCTTTTGCGATAAAAAATTCAGATAATTCGCTAACAGTCCAGCTCTCAGATGGAGAGCACTACTTGGTTGGGGGATATAACCCCAAAGAAGTTTCGCAGTTCTTGGATTTTTCCGAACAAATCTATACATGGTCGAGAAGCGAAGTAAATAGTTTAGATCAAAACAATGAGAAAGCAGGCAAAAGTTAACAAGTTGCAGCAAGGGACCCAGCAACAACGAAATCAAGCGAGGAAAGATTCTTTAAGTGAGTTAACCAAAGGTGTTCTATTAGGGTCCCACGACACAGCAATAGGCGGATTTGTTTATCTTAGGCGTGTTTTCGAAAAGCTTATCAAGCAGGCAGCAGATCATGCGATTTCGGATGGAGTAATATCCGAAGATGAATTTACTCCACTTAGAATGAATGAAAAAATCAGCGCAATAAGGGAGTATCTGCCTAGTTTTATCGTTGAACATCCTAAGCTTTATTCTCTATTAAGTAAGGGCGTGCACGAGCTGACAGAAGATGAATGTAGCAGAGTGTTTGATGTCATTAAGATGTCAATCGAAATGATTTTAGAGCAAAAACTTGAAGATAGAAATCGAGAGAAACGACTCGCCGAAGCTAAAAAGCAGCCTCAAAAAACGCTCCAGAAACATTAGGGATTAATGCAAATATGTCTAACAAATTGCTGCAAGGGACAAAGCGTTATGTGACCGTGCATCACAGGAAGCCAACTACACGCCACCAATTGTCTCCTGTGATGCAGGCGTTATATGCGGGTGTGCAATTTACCCACACTATACAAATGGAATAATTGAAGTAAGATTGGATTTCAATTTACAAGGAGATCACGAAAGTGAGTGAAGTATCAGAATATGAAGGAATATCGGCTGAAGACGTCGAAATGATCAAAGCCATTGTAGACGCATTCTATGGGCCAAGCATAGCTGCTCGTTTCACATCAAGCACAATAAGCGACGACACGGTCAAGCAAATTGCGTATCTTTTGGCCGAAACGGTAGATTGTAGTCAGTGGACGGACGCCGTCCCAAACCCTAGCGACATCTTAATGCCGACCAAAAACCTAAAAAAGTGGGCGCTTCGTTTAATCAGAAACGCTGGAAAGCCATTCATAAATGGTAGCGCGAAGGTCACGGTTGCATGCAAGAATTTTCGAGCAGCACAACTAAGAACGGAAGTTGTAATGTCGCTTAAATACTAAGGTTTAAAAAAATGATTCGAAATCTATTTACTATTTTTGCTATCTCATTGTTGTGTGGCTGTTCTACGCATGAGCCCATTAGCTTTAAACCGGTTCTTGGCGTAGACATTGAACTTGGGTCATCGTTCGACACTCTAGACTTTGCAGACAATGAAGTTCTAGTTTATAAGAAAAATGAACTCTTGGGCAGTATCAAAAGGGTTCAGAATACAGATGGGTCACTCACATCTATTCAAGCCCTGAGAAATGGATTCAAAGAAGCAGAAAAAGGGACGAATAAACCAGAGCCACTAAATGTTAAAGATGACTGCTTTGGTTTTGTCGTTCATACGGATAACTTCAGCACTATTTTCATAGCATCAGAAAAAGAACCATCTTCGTGGTCCGAAATCAGCGTGCGAAAATCAGATTATTCATCAGTTGTCAGCTCGCTAAAGTAGCAGGCAATAACAATCCAAGGCACGCGGAGCCAGCTACGTTGCGCAATTATTTGTGGTGTCGCTACGCTCCTTTATACCACAAAACTCGCTCCACTCCGCTGGCCCGGTGTTTGAGGCGTTAGATGCCAGAGATAATAAAGTCCATCGCGGCGATAATTTCTGATCGATACTGAGAAAGATCGAAAGCTTTTTTGCCAAGTGATTTTCGATCAATACCCGCAATCTGCTGGGTTAGCGCAACGAAATTTTTTCCATCAATTTCGAGCACGGGACAAAGCTTGGTAATGGCAGCTTTACCTGCGAAGTTAGCTGGACATAGTGGAATAACGACTGTGGTCCTCAGGTCGTCTAATAGGTTGGACTGAATGTCCAAAAGATAGGGGTAGGTTTTCTTAGTTGTTTTATTTGGGTTCTCGTAAGCGACAAACTGAGCCATTAAAAGCTCCTCAGTTCATCGCTGAAAGTGCCATGTTCTTCAACTAGCTGATTGTATGCTTCGATGGCATTCTTGTTTTGGTTCCGCCAAAGTTCTCTTTGCTTGGCGTTCACTAATTCAACTAGGGCCGCCTCGAACGTTGATGATAAATTGATCTTCAAGTCCTTGGCTTTAGCGAGTAAGTCACTGTTTATACTGACGTTTGTTGGCTTTTTGGGGGCTTGGGTATCAAAAACAGGGTTCATAGTCGGGCCTTGTGCGTGGTTTATGCGCATATAATATGTGCATACAGGCTGTGCCGCAAGGCATATAACAATTTGCTGTACTCGAATCCAACTACGCGCCTTCGGTTAGCTTAGCTTGGCGCGAAGGGCGTTCAATTTGGCCTCATGCTCCTCCAGCAAGCGCAGGCCGGCACGGATCACCTCGCTTGCAGAGCCATATCGTCCGCAGCTAAGCTGTTGTTTTATAAAGTCATCAAAGTGGTTGCCAAGGTTGACGCTAGTATTTCGTGCCATAGGGATGTACCAATGATTTTAGCGAATACCAATAAACAAGGCTGGGTTTAACAAATGGATAGCTCTACGGGGCTCAACATAAGCGGGTCGCTCGCAAACTTTAGTTGCGGTAGGTAAGGCGCCCCTTGATACCTTGCTGGCGATACCAGTCCAACGTCCAGGGTTTGGCGGTAACTCTATCCTGCGCCCAGTAGGCAATAAGATACGCCCAGCATTTCGTTGCAACTGGCTGCGCACCACAACTCATTTGATCCAATAAAACCTGCACCCTGACTCGGCGATAAAGCTCGCCCTCGTATTGATCGAGTTTCACCAGTTCCTGCTGAGTAATGCCGGAGATCAGCATACCCGGTACAGAGGCGGTGGCCTCAGGTACGATTCCTGGAAAGTTGGCCCGCGCTACCAAGCCCACCCGATAACCAGTCAAGGTTGCAGGCTCACCCTGCAGCGCTCTACCCATTACCCGTTCTGTGATTTCAGGAAGCTGTAAGGTGCCATAGGCAAACAGATTGTGCAGCATCATGCTTTAACGCAGGGCAGCAAGATCGATCTGATTAAAATCAGTAACGTGTGGATGAGCACCAAAGCCTTCACCAATGCACTCTCGATCCAGTGCCAGGGTTAACACACCCGCCT containing:
- a CDS encoding aspartate-semialdehyde dehydrogenase — translated: MSKTYDVAVVGATGAVGETMIRVLEERDFPVGNLYPLASERSEGKIIQFKGKNIRVQNLAEFDFSKVQIGLFSAGGSISEEFAPKAAAAGCIVIDNTSHFRYDDDIPLVVPEVNPQAIAEYKTRGIIANPNCSTIQMLVALKPIYDAVGIERINVATYQAVSGTGKEAIEELAVQTRDLLNGQPIKAEVYPKQIAFNALPQIDVFLENGYTKEEMKMVWETKKIFGDDSIQVNPTCVRVPVFYGHSEAVHIETKEKISAEQVTELLKKASGVTVLDTRSPGGYPTAVTEAAENNDTFVGRIRDDISHPRGIDMWVVADNVRKGAATNSVQIAEELIKHYL
- the leuB gene encoding 3-isopropylmalate dehydrogenase, translating into MSKNVLIMAGDGIGPEIMEQAENVLRFVNEQESLGLEFDHALVGGASIDAAGVPLTEDALKLAKASDAILFGAIGGPKWESLEIAIRPEKGLLRLRSEMELFGNLRPAMLYPQLAEASSLKPELVSGLDILIVRELTGGIYFGQPRGIRTLENGERQGYNTYVYSESEIIRIGRVAFEAAMKRGKKLCSVDKANVLEVTELWREIMTDLNKEYPEVKLSHMYVDNAAMQLIRAPKQFDVIVTGNMFGDILSDAAAMLTGSIGMLPSASLDKNNKGMYEPCHGSAPDIAGQGIANPLATILSAAMMLRYSLGHGATADRLEAAVSKVLDQGYRTADIYSEGTQKVSTSQMGEAVLNVLKSSN
- a CDS encoding LysR family transcriptional regulator; translated protein: MEIAELKAFVAVAEAGSFSQAALQLHLTQPAISKRISLLESNLNCQLFDRIGRQTILTEAGRDLMPRANRILQEMEDMRRAMSNLSGEVSGTLKIGTSHHIGLHRLPPVLKSFSRQYPQVTLDIQFIDSEMAFDLVMQGKLELGIVTLPPDDNGSLRNIPVWEDPLAFMVGNDHPLAKKKQIPLQALADYPAILPSMSTFTRRIVEGMFQEHNLRIDVPISTNYLETIKMMASIGLGWTVLPATMLDDDIKPLQVEGVALSRSLGVVYHPGHSLSNAAKAILDLLN
- a CDS encoding CcdB family protein; this encodes MAQFVAYENPNKTTKKTYPYLLDIQSNLLDDLRTTVVIPLCPANFAGKAAITKLCPVLEIDGKNFVALTQQIAGIDRKSLGKKAFDLSQYRSEIIAAMDFIISGI
- the leuC gene encoding 3-isopropylmalate dehydratase large subunit, with amino-acid sequence MAGKTLYDKLWDAHVVKQREDGTALIYIDRQLLHEVTSPQAFEGLRLAGRKPWRLDANIATPDHNVPTTDRSGPIADEVSRIQVQTLDDNCDEFGIVEFKMHDARQGIVHVVGPEQGATLPGMTIVCGDSHTATHGAFGALAHGIGTSEVEHVLATQCLIQKKMKSLQIKVNGVLGAGVTAKDVVLAIIAKIGTAGGTGYAIEFAGSVIEGLSMEGRMTVCNMAIEAGARAGMVAVDNKTIEYFKGRTYAPKGEQWDRAVEYWNTLHSDADAEFDAVVELDGGAIKPQVSWGTSPEMVVAIDEQLPDPDAESDPVKAEGMRRAYHYMGLKPGITMADVVPDRVFIGSCTNSRIEDLRAAAEVAKGRKVSAKVKQAMVVPGSGLVKQQAEDEGLDKIFVEAGFEWREPGCSMCLAMNADRLGDGEHCASTSNRNFEGRQGYGGRTHLVSPAMAAAAAIAGHFVDVRELSN
- a CDS encoding type II toxin-antitoxin system ParD family antitoxin — translated: MARNTSVNLGNHFDDFIKQQLSCGRYGSASEVIRAGLRLLEEHEAKLNALRAKLS
- a CDS encoding transposase; the encoded protein is MARKKTQAYTEEFRREAVNRAQKEGVTTAQVAKELGVSAQQIYNWRRQFTRLSDKQFNSVEGVDYSKQESEETRKLRRENKKLKEELEFLKKAAAYFANHQE
- the leuD gene encoding 3-isopropylmalate dehydratase small subunit, producing the protein MEKYTQFEGIVAPLDRANVDTDLIIPKQFLKSIKRTGFGPNLFDELRYLDEGQPGQDCTNRPINPDFVLNQPRYKGASVLLARRNFGCGSSREHAPWALTDFGFRTVLAPSFADIFFNNSFKNGLLPIVLAEDIIEGLFKQVAAHEGYALTIDLANQQIRKPDGSVIEFEVDPFRKHCLLEGLDDIGLTLQDAQLIKEYEAARRQTAPWLFDAIK
- a CDS encoding type II toxin-antitoxin system CcdA family antitoxin, with the protein product MNPVFDTQAPKKPTNVSINSDLLAKAKDLKINLSSTFEAALVELVNAKQRELWRNQNKNAIEAYNQLVEEHGTFSDELRSF
- a CDS encoding HEPN domain-containing protein yields the protein MSIQADKYRHHGGKGWVSDNTHFSILAVTWQQWLGSAGAHLYTAQLILPVISEQQKKIDELMSNGGSAVFPPMVTSVFFFHCAISIENSLKAVISALNRDSIKSHVLVNERVPNTILGHDLVDLAHRAKFVMDINSEFILAFLTRYSIWSGKYPFAIKNSDNSLTVQLSDGEHYLVGGYNPKEVSQFLDFSEQIYTWSRSEVNSLDQNNEKAGKS
- a CDS encoding gamma-glutamylcyclotransferase family protein, producing MMLHNLFAYGTLQLPEITERVMGRALQGEPATLTGYRVGLVARANFPGIVPEATASVPGMLISGITQQELVKLDQYEGELYRRVRVQVLLDQMSCGAQPVATKCWAYLIAYWAQDRVTAKPWTLDWYRQQGIKGRLTYRN
- a CDS encoding IS3 family transposase, with translation MKYALIYEHIGLYSITLMCRVLGVSRSGYYRWLERPISTREARRTEMEGLIKDTYETFEAMYGAPRLAKELTDLGHPCSVNYVAKIMSDHGIKALNGKGFNYSHHSLTMHNVSDNLLWRNFAASRPNEKWTTDITYIWVKDRWLYLATVMDLFSRRIVGWSLDTSMKEALISKAMGMALSQRTTAPGLIVHSDRGTQYRSQAYIDYLTANEIRISMSRKGNCWDNAPMESFFSRLKVELIYPKNYRTIEEARSGIFAYIEIFYNRKRRHSANDGMNPVAFEEQAAMAA